A window of the Methanophagales archaeon genome harbors these coding sequences:
- the dinB gene encoding DNA polymerase IV, with amino-acid sequence MILHVDMDSFFSAIEVREHPELKGLPVVVGGVFDTGKIRGVVSTCSYEARKYGIHSAMSLSRAYKLCPDAKFLPVNMRLYKRVSAAIMAILHTQADKMEQVSIDEAYLDISSRVRDWAEARAYAERIKAEIWAKERLTCSIGVAPNKTIAKIASNFVKPDGLTVVEERAAKVFLAPLPVKSIPGVGPKTENILKQMGIFKIGQLANTNVQLLVARLGKYGERIHLIANGIDESDVETACERKSLSRERTFTEDTDDIAIVEKCVEELAYEVHKALETEGFVFKTVGIKVKYADFTVITRAKTLRAFHSDLETLKRIAKELMMGVNAKGKEKKIRLVGVRVSKLSLLDYRQRRLFLFSPPSAY; translated from the coding sequence GTGATACTGCATGTAGATATGGACAGTTTCTTCTCTGCTATCGAAGTGAGAGAACACCCGGAGTTGAAAGGGCTGCCGGTGGTTGTTGGTGGTGTTTTCGATACGGGTAAGATAAGGGGTGTTGTGAGTACATGCTCGTACGAAGCACGTAAATATGGTATCCATTCTGCAATGTCATTATCAAGAGCATATAAACTCTGCCCGGATGCGAAGTTCCTGCCCGTGAACATGAGATTATACAAGCGTGTCTCCGCAGCGATAATGGCTATCCTGCATACTCAAGCCGATAAAATGGAGCAGGTGAGTATAGATGAGGCATACCTCGATATCAGTTCAAGGGTACGTGACTGGGCTGAGGCTCGAGCTTATGCGGAGCGGATAAAGGCTGAGATATGGGCTAAGGAGAGATTGACATGCTCAATTGGTGTGGCACCGAACAAAACGATAGCCAAGATAGCCTCGAATTTTGTGAAGCCAGACGGTCTGACGGTGGTAGAAGAGCGTGCTGCGAAGGTGTTCTTAGCTCCTTTACCCGTGAAGAGCATCCCTGGTGTAGGACCGAAGACGGAGAATATACTCAAACAAATGGGCATCTTCAAGATAGGGCAGCTTGCCAATACCAATGTCCAATTACTAGTAGCTCGTCTGGGTAAATATGGCGAACGAATCCATTTAATTGCAAATGGGATAGATGAAAGCGATGTGGAAACAGCTTGTGAGCGCAAATCGCTGAGCAGGGAGAGGACGTTCACAGAGGACACAGATGATATAGCGATAGTGGAGAAATGTGTGGAGGAATTGGCGTATGAGGTCCATAAAGCGCTGGAAACAGAAGGTTTTGTATTCAAGACGGTTGGTATAAAAGTGAAATATGCGGATTTCACAGTGATAACGAGGGCAAAGACATTGAGGGCATTCCATTCCGACCTGGAGACTCTCAAGCGGATAGCAAAAGAACTGATGATGGGCGTGAATGCGAAGGGAAAAGAGAAGAAAATAAGATTGGTTGGTGTTCGCGTCTCAAAATTGTCGTTGCTGGACTATCGGCAGAGGCGATTGTTCTTATTCAGTCCACCTTCGGCATATTAG